The window ATCCAGAAACTTGCTCGTGGACCAAAATCTGAAGCACGGACTTCACGTTTCTGAATGGGCGTAATCTTTCCTACCGTGTACCTAAACACAATAATGCATTGATCATTATAGGATATAATTATTACTGATGTATCACCATCATATTGTCCTACTAACTAGGAAAACTCTCATTTTAACTTAATAGATGATGCAATATTTTGCACGAAAGTTCTTAAGAGCAATAAAAAGTGCTGCTAGAAATACTCCCTGCTTAGGCCAGGTGCTGTATCTTAGAATCCAAAAAAACTACTACCAGCTAGCAAATAAAAAACCTTGCATTCTAACTTTTCAAAAGGTAAATGTTACCGTGGACACTATTACGCAGCACAAGCATTAGACAACTAGAGGGACCTGAAATAGTTCTGTTATAGTTTTAGGATATGTTGTCAAGAGAACTAGAGAAGACTATCTATAAATGAAAACGATCAACAGAAGAGAGTAGGTCAGGACAGTATTAGTGGGACCAAAGAAATTAACGAACAGATGTCATTCAAATCTTGCAACTACGATGCCGAACTCAGAGGGATTACCTGATTCCAAGCTGTAGACTGAGCATAAGATCATAGCTTCTGTGACCCTTAATTATTGTCTCTCCTGGCTTTTTTGTCTCCCTAACAATTTTCTTCTGGCGCCGTTTTGCCTTCTTGGACGAATCCGAAAAACTCCTGTCAAGTACTACCTCGCTGATTAGAACACCTTGCATATATTCCCGTTCCAGCATAGGCAGATCAGAATCATTAATGCTTTCAGATCTTTCTAGGCCAGAGCTTCCAGTTGCGTCATGGCCAATGAATTTTTCAATGGCCACCTCAAGGCTCCACCGTCTTTCCAAGGATACATTTTTCGAATGAGGTTGCTCACTTGAGTTCCTTCTAGATGAAGGACCTGAAGATTCCCGAGTTAAGCCAACCTTCATGTTCCCCATGTCAACCGAAGAAGAGTGAAGGATGCGTGAGCCGTGATTCTGCCTTCTAATGTCAGGCAGCACACCTCGGTTTCTTAGATTATTGATGTAGAGCTCATCATTAACAGGAACTCTGCAACCTTTTGGATAGAATGTGCCTTTCCCATCCTTCAGTCCCTTGGTCCAAGTACCAACATAATACCCACACTCATTCCATGTATAGATTCCATACCCGTGCATCATGCCATCTAACCAGTTTCCTTCATATGAATCCCCATTTTTCCAAGTAAGAGTTCCCTTCCCAGACATCTTGCCATTCTTCATATTGCCAACGTAAGTGTTTCCATTTGCCCACGTATACTTGCCATGGCCTTCTATTTCTCCCTGAATCCAAGAACCGTCAAACATGTCTCCATTAGGGTACGTCTGGCATCCAAGTCCATGCTTACGATTCAATTTCCACCTTCCCTTGTAGACGATGTTGTCAGACCCGGTATATGTGCCTTCACCATAAATGTAGCCACCAGAGTACTCACCCTCGTAGGTGGCTCCAGATGGCCACATTGTCTTTCCTTGCCCATGCCTCATCCCTCTCCTCCACTCACCATCGTAAGTGCAACCATCTGACCAGACATACCTCCCTGAACCCTCTGGTGTGTTCCCCAATAATGTGCCGAAATAAATATCCCTGTTGGAGAGCCTGATCTCTCCAACTCTGAAGCCAGGGTTTGTTCCAGAAGCATGAGAATCTTGGCCATTTGCTAAACTGGACAGTACCTCCTTTTCGATATTGCAACTAGCGTCTCGGAACAGCTCTACTCTTTGAGAACGGGAGATCCCTTCTAACTCATTTGGAAGGACTGCAGGGGCTGTCATGCATAAACCCACTAGGAGGACTAACCCACAGTCGCGAGGAAGATACTCCTAAGCACGGCCTGTAAAGAAAAGTTCACGAGACACATCAGTAATGTAACCTGTGGAAACGTATCCAAGTGAGGATAAACTGCGTTACAACTTATCCTATTGCAATATTCATAGAAAGAAACCCTTCACAAAGAAATTGATTGTGCAGCTTTAACTAGAAAATGAGAGACAGTCAAGATCAGGTGTACAAAAAAATTAGATGAAATTTATATTCCTTGAAACTACAAACCTAACTAATCGGAGATGAAAATCGTTGTAGTACACGTCCTGTAATCGTATCATGACTATTATTGTCCAGATCATTCTGTTGATCGTCACATCGTTTTGTGAAGGCAAAACAGTAAGGACAATGGTAATCAACAGCAGCACTAACTAGTAGTAGCAGATGGTAAGACCCCACCCACGGTCGTTTCCTCAATTGTTTGCTGTAGGAATGTAATCAATCGGGCATGAAAACTTTAGCAACAAATTTGGGGGCCCCAAATGACGTGAGCGGCAGTTGGGCTCATACGCACAGCAAATGGAGGAGTCATCCAATATCCATCACAGTGGCATTCGGAGCTTGCAGTGAGTTGATAACCAGGAAAAAAGTAGTAGGCAGCAGGACAGGAGGTGTGTGATCCAATCGTGCGTAGTCAGTAAAAACTGAAGGTTAGTCCCCTCGAGACAAATCCTTGGGAGTGGAGAGATATTGTATCTAGTAAATCAAAACAGAAGAGGGTATTGTTCGAAATTCAGAAGGGAATTACGGCTCGGAATGAATCTAATCCTAACCCAGcctaaatctaaacatataCACGCAGCAAACGATCGTCCacacaaaaaatatatagtagAGGAACAAAaacgaggaaaaaaaaacgcGTCAACGTGCAACTGATTTAGGAGTAGGGGAAAAACGATGGAAACGTGTAGAGTAGAGTGAGGGGGATCCATAAGAAGCGGGGGTTGGATTCACTCGCTTTGGGTGATGGGTATCATCATCCGATCAAATCAACCAATGGATGAATCATGAGAAGGCAAATTCGATAGAGCACAACACAGACAGAAGTCAGTGAGGGATTCAATTCAAactgcagcaggaggaggaggcgtggtTGGTGGTACGTACccagggggagaggaggaggcgattgCGAGACGaactcgacgacggcgacgacgaggcggagcagcagcagcgaatCGAATGGCGATCTGGAGGGAATCCCTCCGGTGGATGCGGTTGTgatttggttggttggttggagcggaagcctcgccgtcgccgtcgccgtcgtcctcctccggccGGCGTGCGTCGCCGACGAGAGGCCCCTCTCCGCTGCTGCTTCGTCTCGTGTGGTGGTGTATGCGGCGCTAGATCttttactactactagtactagtagtggCCTGCCTGCCCCCTGCCCGCGACGCCGCTCGATCACTTGACTTATTAACAACAACAAAACCAATCAACTTATACTAACAAACTTGAGTAGTATTAGTACTAGTACGGAGTatattaccttttcttttttatctttcCTTTTTGCGATTCCTATAGTATTCTTCTTTTCCGTTGATGACGATGGTCGATACGAActaatttctctctctctctctctgccttttttttttcaaaatgcccTTCTTTTCTCTTAATAACAAGTTTAATATTATACCTAACTAGACTTTAAATCATCTATATTCAATTTAATAGCCGGTTCATAcaatataaacatatactacataatTTATAACTGGttcaacctgtcatacatacatgTATCTTAGAGTCCGTATTGCAACTAGCTACAAATCTATGGCACgttgtttttctctctcctattttATCTTCTCGAAATATATTTATATCTAGCTTATAatctgctattgtacttgctacGGAAAACAAAGTGCGCGATTAtagtgagattaattaagtattagctaaaaacttaaaaaatggattaatataattttttaaagtaactttcatatataaaacttttataaaaaaatataccgtttagcggtttgaaaaacgtgccgcGAAAAATGAAGGAAGTGAGTTgagaaagaggggaaaagaacaTAGCTTGATGGTTTTCACTGTCTCTAGTCCCGATCTACCGTCTCcgtctaaaatataagaatcgagtactatatgtaatatatattttaaatatgttcagatagtaaatatattttactaGAAAATATCCGTAGTATACTTGTGGCGGTTAATCAACGTATCTGTCTGCACAAGTTAATTACATCCTTCCTTTTAATTCTCTCCATTTTAATTGACAGGCACTGCCATCGCTTCAGTTGAGGTCAACGTACTCGGCACAAATCACAGGTCAAACCTTTAATTAATTACCCTCTCTTACGTGCACCAATCATGTCCTCCGCATCATTATCGATCTATTAGCACGCAACACACCACAGTACTCGTAGTAGTAGTGCTTCATCATTAGGTTAATTTATTTACTCCTGCATCGTTAGATTAGATCTCGGGTGAAGTACGTTATTAAGTAGTACTAATTACTTATCTGCGGATCGATTAGATTACAGCTATCTAGTGCTGGTCCAGTGATCCAGTCTCGATTGCGAGCAACATGAACGCTTTAATTCCACAATCCACACTTACATCCATCTTGCATGTAAATATACAACCGCAACTTGCACAACAGAAGCAATAACCTTAAGATCTACTGTACGTACTATACCTCTGTTTTCAAATATACTTCAAACGTGTGTTTACATTTACAACTTTACAACTGATTATTCTTTTATATGGTAGAGAGTGTGCGCGTGTTTTATACGAGCATCTGcgtttataatttgttttaaaaaattaacaacatcatatactactttactttttttaagtatatgatGTTATTGacattttaataaatatttgatcattcatattatttaattttttatacataaataaattttaagtcacactaaaagaatatttgatgatgaattaAATCATGATaattaaatgataattatatattttttaataagataaatgctCAAATATATCTTGAAAAAATCAACagcgttatatattaaaaaattaaaaaaaacagatagaGTATTTATTTAGGGGGTAACATAGAGGGGATATTTACATTCGTTTGAGCAAGTGACAgtaaagaaacaaaaagaaggAACAAACCAACAAGGTCATTTTCGATAGGCTACgcaggccggccggccggccgaaaCAAATGGGTCACAATTAAGCACGAATTTAATTGGGGAAACGCCATCATGTCATTCACTGGATCGAATCTGCAAGATTTAATTAAGCCGTACTCCGTTCCGTTCCAATCCATACAACGATTTTTTTGGTTGCTCGGTTCGGTCGGTTGTTCATGTGTCCCAAtatctcctctccttttcttcttttttttcccttcttctttTAACGATGCAGTAGTGTACTGCCCACATCACAAATTATAAATGTTTTGACGTCTCTGCCTCAATATACTTGTCCATTGACAAATTTGGAAGTATGTTTAGTTAGTTCAACATTCCCGTTCCATACCTCCACTTGCAGTATTTTATATACGTCATTTCTTTTCTATATATACATGTCATTTCATATATAGACATCTGTACTCCTTATTAGGAGGTTATGTTGGTGACAGTGAATCTAATACCCTATTTACTCTATGAACTTCATAATAGAAAACAATCAAATCTAAataaatagtcatatataaaatCATATTTAGATGAATATCCcctaaattaaaaatatacataACGCATTTTATGAACAAAAGTATATTGCTATTTATTTTAGGTAATATTATTacattatattttctttttttgagtaAAGTATGGGTATTTAGCTAGTACGtgaaaaacaaggaaaaaaaactgggGTTTTTTAAGGCAGAAGTGAGTCCGATTCATCTTGATCATCTACATCAATGCCgtcttaattaattacctgtAAATTAAGTGAAGGCCACTATCTTTCCTTGATTAGTTAATAGTACAATTTTCCAGCTAAGCTAAGCTGTCCGACCAGTTAACGAGCATCAGGCAGGAGGATCATCATATCCTGCTGATTAAATTAAGTTTGGGACAGAGAATTGCTAGTTAGCTCCGTGTCCCTTCAAACATCATACATTCAAATGGAAGatgatatatataggagtaataTAATATATCTATGCATATCCAGTTGCGTCGTACAGTGTTATGAATTGTCCTCATATATATCGATCAGTCATATTCATATAACTTTGTCCCTTGTTTGTTTTCAATCTTCTTTCTCATGTGGTTGCAGTATGAACCAAAATTGAAAACGAtattattccaaaaaaaaaaatggaaacgaTATACATAATGGCTTGTGGCTGTATACATATATCCACGATATAGTAGCTAGTACTGTGGATATGATTTAGTAGAACCGTATAGTACACGTGAATCAATTAAGTACATATATGTTGAGAAAAAAATGATGATGTGGTGGTAAAGTCAGGGGTGCATACTATGTATGACGTACTCCAACGGACCATCACTAACCTTTAAACAATGATATCCATAGATATTACATATGTATGGTTTGTGCTATCAATAGAAATTTAGTAAGCTCAGATTTATTATTGGTTGTTATTTCCTTAGAGTATATGTTAGAATACGTATTTGTGAATGTGTGAGTGTGCCGTGCGTATAAATCATCTaaccggaaaaaaaaagaaaaaaatcaagtacAGGTGTTATAGCAGCTGATGACAGCAATCAACTCATCGTGACATTGACATGAATGTGTTTATTTGCTCATCTCTGATTAACCGGTCGGTCGGTCGGTTATCTGCCACGTGTTTCGCACACTGTGCATACGTATGCATGCATATTAACATCAATCACAGAGACAAACTACATATCAAATTAAACGTTCGGATGCAAATTAAGATATTTCCACTAACTGGCTAGCTTGtgttagctatagctagctagcttatttATCAATAAAAACATACAGTACCATGTATATATTATGGTTTCATTAAACAAAAGTAAACCATATTTCATATTTAGGGATCAAACTTCAGTGGTTGAGATATATTCGACGAACGTAAACAAATACACAAAAACTTTCAATCGAATGTATCTCGCCAAACAAGATCAAAGAAGAATATGTGATGCAAGCAAAACATGAACATTATGCGCAATTCGTATATGGACATGGCATAATTAAAAAGTTACGGGTAATGGAGATGACCTGTTAAATGTGTATCTTTTGTTGCTTTGCATCGACCGGTCGGTTCATTGATTTCAAGGTAGATCAGATGCTGATGCTCTGTGTTAATAATTGTTTATGAGCTATAAGCTAGCTAGTGGAAGCCCATGGATTGATGAAATACAAGCTGGGAAGCAAGATGCAAAGCAGAGCacacatttctatttttttttaagtgccAAATTTGCAACATGCTAAAGCAGCGGTTTTCGTGATCAAGCTAATTTAAAACGAGCTAGCAAAAATATTCTGCAATCTTTGGAAGTTGAAATGTAGGATGGATGGATTGATTGATTCTACAGAAAGTGAGAACAACTTTGgccacatatatatgttttcttccaCTGAAAATTCTTGCAAGCTAAGGAAAGAATTAACAATCAAAATAACTTCATCTTTTTTTAGCTTTTGACATGAATTAAGATCACCAAAAAGATTCCTTGTTTTGTTGTAGAGAGTATAACATAAAGAAAATGAATCTTTGTACAGAAAGAGCGAAAGATTGATATCCACATTATATTGGTCGTATACtttgggaaaagaaagaaattaaaggACGGTAATGACCGACTTTTTCCTCCTGAAGAAAACAGTTGAGATCATCTGACTATAATATCGTTTTGGATGCATGGTATACGTGCATGCAAAACACAAAAGTTTGTACTTACGTAGAGAGCTAATTTCAACCATggaccattttttttataattaaagaAAGTACGCTATCAGTTGGAAATGTACTTTATGAGAAAGTTGGATGGAAGATTGGAAGAGAGATAGACGCGTGGTTGGTGGTCCGTGCCTTTTGATCGTATGAACGTATGATCATAGCATCATTTTGGTCTTGATTTTTGCAGCACATGTACACACATGTAACAGTATTAGTACGTGTGTGTAGCCCACTTAATTATTAGTAATCGAGACTTTGTTTAATGTGTGGATCGAGTCGAGTGAGCACATATATTCCGGCACGCACTACAGTGTACTATAGTATAGTGTTTCTGGTGTGCATTTTGTTTGATCTCCTTTTCAATTCGCCAGCTAGCTTAACTGGATCACCTTTGTTTttgtctttccttttttttttaacggggTACATGGCACGCGTCTACGTCTTGTATGCTGCAAAatgatactctctccgtttcaaaatatttaacactgttaactttttagtacgtatttgaccattcgttttattcaaaaatttaagtaattatttatacttttcatatcatttgattcattgttaaatatactttcatgtacacatatagttttacatattttataattttttttaataagacaaacggtcaaacatatgttaaaaagtcaacggtgtcaaatatttaacggagggagtacaatcaTACAGCTGATAGCTAGATGCATGCGTGCTAAGCATATAGGCATCTGATCCCTGATCAGAACCTGAAAAGTGCACGAGACGAGAGCCAAACTGTACGCATGAATGCACGATCGTGCTGTCACCATGCATGGATGCCAAGCTATAGCTAGCCAAGCATATATCATGTGTTAGAGTGAGAGTGAGACTACTCTTTTTTCTGTTCATGAGTATATGCTGTTCATGAGCACTACTCTTTTCTTTTCACCCCAAAAGGTGCTTTATGTTTCTCCTAATTTAAATTAACTTTAACCAAATTTTTAGAAAGATATCAATACCTATAACACTAAAATTAGCATAAAAAATCTACCATTGAACATGTTTTGTAGGTACTTCATCCattcaaaaatataaatatttccatattcattttgaaaaacgtactgaaatgtttatatttttttaatagctAAAGTATTTGTTCTATGTAAAAGTGCTGATTTATTTCTCTGTGAACTTGATTAACCTATAACACCATCAAaccttacaatatgaaacagagtaactatatttttctttctcaaGGAACTACCTTGTGTACTCTCTGCAGTCAACTTTACTGTGCcattgtcactgacatgtggactcGACGACATATCAGGTCCATATGTCATTGACAAAGGCATAGTACATTAACCGCAGAGCAGAGGATCCTGATCCGTGTACTACTACTGTTCTGTTCTTCCCTATCCCTAGAGGCAGCTGGCTGAGAGGACTCAATCAATTAACTGGTGATCGATTTGATTTGATCTGATTTAATGTGCATCGTCGTTGCCCCTGTTCTGTTTTCTTAATCAAGCAGCAGTAATTTTCCAACTCATTCGATTCCAATAGATTAGATATAGATAGGTAGCCTGTTGCTGTATGAACTATCGGCGTCACCCACCATGGAGATCGAATTAAGGTCATGGATGCATGAATGCGGCCCTACGTCCGTCTAAAACATGACACAAACCaaaagacaaaaaaatattgtgtGGGTTTGGTTTATCGGACGGCGCCGCTCTTACTCTGGAGTACTTACCTTAGCTTGCGCCTGCAGATTCTATAATTATCTATTGACCGTTTCGTCTAACACTGATCTCATCCTCCTAATCCTTGCACTCACCTACTTATACTTGATTTAATTATTTAAGTCTAATCAAAATATCTCTCTGATAttgagctctttttttttctccctttgaGCTGTCTATATATGTGATCTAATCGAATCAGCCGGACTGATCCTCAACTACACGCTTCATCATCCAACGCTCCAGTGCTCCACCATCTGCATTCCAATTTCCAAACCACTTCCCTAACTTTTTCCACCCTCACCCACAAACAAATCTAACCCAAATAGTTTATGTACTAACAGGATGACTAATTAGCTCAGCTTTGCCCGCGGCACACACTTTTGGCATATAAAGTCCGTGTCAAAGTTTCAGATGAAAAGTTTCTGGATGGAAGTTTCCAAACGAAGGTTTTTTCAGATGAAAGTTTTCATTAAAAAATGTGTTGAAATCCCTATGTTTGGGCCTA of the Oryza sativa Japonica Group chromosome 2, ASM3414082v1 genome contains:
- the LOC4331188 gene encoding phosphatidylinositol 4-phosphate 5-kinase 9 isoform X1 produces the protein MTAPAVLPNELEGISRSQRVELFRDASCNIEKEVLSSLANGQDSHASGTNPGFRVGEIRLSNRDIYFGTLLGNTPEGSGRYVWSDGCTYDGEWRRGMRHGQGKTMWPSGATYEGEYSGGYIYGEGTYTGSDNIVYKGRWKLNRKHGLGCQTYPNGDMFDGSWIQGEIEGHGKYTWANGNTYVGNMKNGKMSGKGTLTWKNGDSYEGNWLDGMMHGYGIYTWNECGYYVGTWTKGLKDGKGTFYPKGCRVPVNDELYINNLRNRGVLPDIRRQNHGSRILHSSSVDMGNMKVGLTRESSGPSSRRNSSEQPHSKNVSLERRWSLEVAIEKFIGHDATGSSGLERSESINDSDLPMLEREYMQGVLISEVVLDRSFSDSSKKAKRRQKKIVRETKKPGETIIKGHRSYDLMLSLQLGIRYTVGKITPIQKREVRASDFGPRASFWMTFPKEGSRLTPSHPAEDFKWKDYCPMVFRNLREMFKIDAADYMISICGNSALRELSSPGKSGSVFFLSQDDRFMIKTLRKSEVQVLLRMLPKYYHHVRTYENTLITKFFGLHRVKPSSGQKFRFVVMGNMFCTELRIHRRFDLKGSSLGRSTDKIEIDENTTLKDLDLNYSFYLEPSWREALLKQIETDSEFLRTQRIMDYSLLLGVHYRAPQHLRTRASYHRSMAADRLTVLSEEDAQEDDAFNYPEGLVLVQRGGDENSVVVGPHIRGSRLRSTAAGFAEVDLLLPGTARLQIQLGVNMPARAEQNPKEEESKSFREVYDVVLYLGIIDILQEYNMSKKIEHAVKSMQYDSISISAVDPQFYSERFLKFIQTVFPENS
- the LOC4331188 gene encoding phosphatidylinositol 4-phosphate 5-kinase 9 isoform X2, yielding MTAPAVLPNELEGISRSQRVELFRDASCNIEKEVLSSLANGQDSHASGTNPGFRVGEIRLSNRDIYFGTLLGNTPEGSGRYVWSDGCTYDGEWRRGMRHGQGKTMWPSGATYEGEYSGGYIYGEGTYTGSDNIVYKGRWKLNRKHGLGCQTYPNGDMFDGSWIQGEIEGHGKYTWANGNTYVGNMKNGKMSGKGTLTWKNGDSYEGNWLDGMMHGYGIYTWNECGYYVGTWTKGLKDGKGTFYPKGCRVPVNDELYINNLRNRGVLPDIRRQNHGSRILHSSSVDMGNMKVGLTRESSGPSSRRNSSEQPHSKNVSLERRWSLEVAIEKFIGHDATGSSGLERSESINDSDLPMLEREYMQGVLISEVVLDRSFSDSSKKAKRRQKKIVRETKKPGETIIKGHRSYDLMLSLQLGIRYTVGKITPIQKREVRASDFGPRASFWMTFPKEGSRLTPSHPAEDFKWKDYCPMVFRNLREMFKIDAADYMISICGNSALRELSSPGKSGSVFFLSQDDRFMIKTLRKSEVQVLLRMLPKYYHHVRTYENTLITKFFGLHRVKPSSGQKFRFVVMGNMFCTELRIHRRFDLKGSSLGRSTDKIEIDENTTLKDLDLNYSFYLEPSWREALLKQIETDSEFLRTQRIMDYSLLLGVHYRAPQHLRTRASYHRSMAADRLTVLSEEDAQEDDAFNYPEGLVLVQRGGDENSVVVGPHIRGSRLRSTAAGFAEVDLLLPGTAR